The following DNA comes from Microbacterium wangchenii.
CGTAGCGGGCGACGCCGGCCGAGAAGACATCCGTTCCGACGAGCGCGGCCAGGACCGTCCAGCCGCCGGCCGAGCCGCCGTCGATCGCGAGGCGCGCGCCGTCGGCGTCACCGCGCGCGACGAGCGCGCCGGCGGCAGCGGCGACGTCCTCGACGTCGACGATGCCCCATTGGCCGCGCAGGCGCTCGCGGTAGGCCCGGCCGTAGCCGGTGGAGCCGCCGTAGTTCACGTCGAGGACCCCGATGCCCCGGCTGGTGAAGTACGCCGTCTTCGCCGACGCGGCCGGACCCACGTGAGCGGTCGGGCCGCCGTGCACGAGCACGAGGTAGGGCGGGCGTTCGCCCGGCGTCCCCGTGTGCTCGGGGTTCGTCGGCGGGTAGGCGAAGGCGTGCACGGGGCCGCGCGGGCCGTCGGCCGTCACGGCCTGCGGCCGCGGCATCCACTCCTCCGGCAGGACAGCGGCCCCGCCGGTGATGAGCGCGGCGGGCGCATCCGTGTCGAGGTCGACCAGCCACAGCCCGCCCTGGGACGTCGTTCCGGAGCCGGACACGAGCACGCGCCGGCCGCGGGCGTCCTCGATGAGGGCGCCGGAGGTCACCGGAACCGGGAGGATCCGTGTGCGATCTCCGACAACGGCGACGATCTCGTCGGCACCGTTCGTGCGCACCGCGACGAACCCGCCGTCCACCGGCGCGAACCACCGCGACCCCAGCACCCACAGGCCGCCGCCGGTGTCGGCATCGGCGGGGGCGAGCGGATGCGGCGTACCGCCCAGGTGCGTGCGCCACACGTTCCAGCGTCCCGTGCGGTCGTCGAGGAAGGTGAGTTCGTCGTCCCCCGTCCACTCCGGCTGGAGGGGAGCGGAGCCCTCGCCGCCGGCGACGACGGTCCACGTGCGCACGGCGTCGTCCTCGAGCGTCCCCGTCCGAAGCTCGGCGCGGTCCCACGGCATGTCCGGATGGTTCCACGCGATCCACGCCAGCTGCGTCCCGTCGGGCGACAGGGTCGGCTGCGCGACGAAGTCGCTGCCCGCGACGAGACTGCGCACCGCTGCGTCATCGGCGGCGGCGGAGCCGTCGAGGGGGATCGTCACGATGTCGCGCAGCGGCGTGCGCGCGTCGCCGTCGCTCTCGCGCACCGCCAGCAGGATGCCGGCCTGGATGCGCAGCCCGCCGTAGCGCACGCCGTCGCGCGGTGGCGTGAGCGGCCGGGGCGCTGCGCCGGGGCGCAGCGACCACACGCGGCCGTCGCTCTTCTCGACGTACGTCAGTTCACCGGCGTCAGTGACCGCCCACGCGCCGCCGCCGTACTCGTGCACGCGCGAGCGCGCGTTGCCGGGGGCGGGCAGGACGTCCGAGACGGTGCCGTCGGTCCGGCGTCGTCGGACGGTCGTCCGGCCGCCCTCCTCCGGCACGGTCTGCCCCCACCAGATCTCGTCGCCCACGAGACGCGCCCCGTCGATGCGGGGCGATGCCGTCGCGACGGCGTCGGCGGACAGCGGGGACGGCCAGGATCCGAAGGGCAGGGGAGTCGGCATCCCGTCAGCCTAGGCGCCGCCCACGGTCCTCGGGATGCGTGTGCGGGCGCGCTCGCGCACGGCGATCAGACGGCGCGCAGCACCGCCACGACGCGACCGAGGACGACGGCGTCGTCGCCGAGGATCGGCTCGAAGGCGGAGTTGCGGGGGAGCAACCACGTGTGACCGTCGCGACGGCGGAAGGTCTTCACGGTCGCCTCGCCGTCGAGCATGGCCGCGACGATCTCGCCGTTCTCCGCCGTGGCCTGCGAACGCACGACGACCCAGTCGCCGTCGCAGATCGCCGCATCGATCATGGAATCGCCGGAGACCTTCAGCATGAACAGGTCGCCCTTGCCGACGAGCTGGCGGGGGAGGGGGAAGATCTCCTCCACGTGCTGATCGGCGGTGATGGGGACTCCCGCCGCGATGCGTCCGACGAGCGGCACGAGAGCCGCGTCGCCGAGGGCCGGCGCGGTGTCGGCGGGATTCTCGGCGGCGGTGCCGGGGAGGTCGATCAGCACTTCCATCGCGCGCGTCTTGCCCGGGTCGCGGCGGAGGTAGCCGCTGAGTTCGAGCTGGTTGAGCTGGTGGGTGACGCTGGAGAGCGACTTCAAGCCGACGGCGTCGCCGATCTCCCGCATGCTCGGCGGGTAGCCGTGCCGTGCGATCGAACGCTGGATCACCTCGAGGATCGCCAGCTGCTTGTCACTGAGGCTCTTCCGCCGGCGTGTCTGCGGCTTGTCGCGAGCGGTCGCGTCGGTCATTCTCGTGCTCCCTCCCGTGCCCGCCTTGGCACCGGTCTTCGAATGTCGGAGGTCCGTGATGGTCTTCCGTTGTCGAAACCGTATCCGGTATCGGGCTGCGGATCACGCTGCACCACGCGTGTCGCGTTCGATCCGTGTCCGACATCGGAACGATTGACATCCCCACAGTATCGAAGATAGATTCGGAATACAGGTTCGCATCCGGCCCTCCCGGCCG
Coding sequences within:
- a CDS encoding prolyl oligopeptidase family serine peptidase produces the protein MPTPLPFGSWPSPLSADAVATASPRIDGARLVGDEIWWGQTVPEEGGRTTVRRRRTDGTVSDVLPAPGNARSRVHEYGGGAWAVTDAGELTYVEKSDGRVWSLRPGAAPRPLTPPRDGVRYGGLRIQAGILLAVRESDGDARTPLRDIVTIPLDGSAAADDAAVRSLVAGSDFVAQPTLSPDGTQLAWIAWNHPDMPWDRAELRTGTLEDDAVRTWTVVAGGEGSAPLQPEWTGDDELTFLDDRTGRWNVWRTHLGGTPHPLAPADADTGGGLWVLGSRWFAPVDGGFVAVRTNGADEIVAVVGDRTRILPVPVTSGALIEDARGRRVLVSGSGTTSQGGLWLVDLDTDAPAALITGGAAVLPEEWMPRPQAVTADGPRGPVHAFAYPPTNPEHTGTPGERPPYLVLVHGGPTAHVGPAASAKTAYFTSRGIGVLDVNYGGSTGYGRAYRERLRGQWGIVDVEDVAAAAGALVARGDADGARLAIDGGSAGGWTVLAALVGTDVFSAGVARYAVGDARALAEDSHDFEARYLDGLIGPLPEAEDVYRERSPLSHPEGFTVPLLILQGAEDAVVPPAQAEAIRDALVARGIPHAYVLYEGEGHGFRRAETIVHALESELAFLGQVFGFDTPGVPPLLLS
- the lexA gene encoding transcriptional repressor LexA, producing MTDATARDKPQTRRRKSLSDKQLAILEVIQRSIARHGYPPSMREIGDAVGLKSLSSVTHQLNQLELSGYLRRDPGKTRAMEVLIDLPGTAAENPADTAPALGDAALVPLVGRIAAGVPITADQHVEEIFPLPRQLVGKGDLFMLKVSGDSMIDAAICDGDWVVVRSQATAENGEIVAAMLDGEATVKTFRRRDGHTWLLPRNSAFEPILGDDAVVLGRVVAVLRAV